A DNA window from Actinokineospora baliensis contains the following coding sequences:
- a CDS encoding putative baseplate assembly protein, which produces MALPAPNLDDRRFQQLVDEAKRYVHSRCPEWTDHNVSDPGVTLIETFAQMVDQLVYRLNRVPERNYLAFLDLLDVRLFPPTAATAAVTFWLSAPQEEVVLLPTGTEVATARAETTEAVVFATTEPLPIVPCELTALVTRTAAGEHADRSKDIAAGQDVPCFQATPVVGDATLFGLSAAAPRCVVVLRLDSRVEGIGVDPRQPPLVWEAWDGHGWTACETDEDSTGGLNRPGEVVLHLPASHTESVVSSRRAGWVRCRVTEPEHGQPFYAESPTVRVAEAFTIGGTTIVEHAEAVPDVPLGQSQGVPGQRFTLPRTPVLTDGDPITVLVSDGDGWQRWTVVDHFGASQPDDRHVTLDATLGEVRFPPAVREPDGGLRHYGAVPPKGSAILVERYRTGGGRAGNVARGSITVLRSSVPYISSVVNREAARGGVDGETVAEARERAPHQLRVQDRAVTASDYERIAHQAAPSLARVRCLPSADEPGAARILIVPSATTGHGEHLRIEQLIPTDEVLSTVARGLDSRRLLGTRAIVTPPRYQGVTVVARLIAADADVDRVRIAAQDALHGYLNPLTGGAEGVGWEFGRAVQYGEVFAVLQRVAGVGVVEEILLFPANPLTGARGGRVERVELTPDALVFSHQHQVTVVGAP; this is translated from the coding sequence ATGGCGCTGCCCGCACCCAACCTGGACGACCGCCGGTTCCAGCAGCTCGTCGACGAGGCGAAGCGGTACGTGCACAGCCGGTGTCCCGAGTGGACAGACCACAACGTCTCCGACCCCGGGGTCACGCTGATCGAAACCTTCGCGCAGATGGTCGACCAGCTCGTCTACCGGCTCAACCGGGTCCCCGAGCGCAACTACCTGGCGTTCCTCGACCTGCTCGACGTGCGCCTGTTCCCGCCGACCGCGGCCACGGCGGCGGTGACGTTCTGGTTGTCGGCGCCGCAGGAGGAGGTGGTGCTGCTGCCTACAGGGACCGAGGTGGCGACAGCGCGCGCGGAAACCACCGAGGCCGTGGTGTTCGCCACGACCGAGCCGCTGCCGATCGTGCCGTGCGAGCTGACCGCGCTGGTCACCCGCACCGCGGCGGGCGAGCACGCCGACCGCAGCAAGGACATCGCCGCCGGTCAGGACGTGCCGTGCTTCCAGGCGACCCCGGTGGTGGGCGACGCGACCCTGTTCGGGCTTTCGGCGGCGGCGCCGAGGTGCGTGGTGGTGCTGCGGCTGGACAGCCGGGTCGAGGGCATCGGCGTGGACCCGCGCCAACCGCCGCTGGTGTGGGAGGCGTGGGACGGGCACGGGTGGACCGCGTGCGAGACGGATGAGGACAGCACCGGCGGCCTCAACCGTCCCGGTGAGGTCGTGCTGCACCTACCCGCGTCGCACACGGAGTCGGTGGTGTCGAGCAGGCGGGCGGGGTGGGTGCGCTGCCGCGTGACCGAACCCGAGCACGGGCAGCCGTTCTACGCCGAGTCGCCCACGGTGCGCGTCGCCGAGGCCTTCACCATCGGCGGCACGACCATCGTCGAACACGCCGAGGCTGTGCCTGATGTGCCGCTCGGGCAGTCCCAAGGTGTTCCCGGCCAACGGTTCACGCTGCCGAGAACCCCGGTGCTGACCGACGGCGACCCCATCACGGTGCTCGTCTCCGACGGCGACGGCTGGCAGCGGTGGACCGTGGTCGACCACTTCGGCGCCTCTCAACCGGATGATCGTCACGTCACGCTCGACGCGACGCTCGGCGAAGTGCGGTTCCCGCCCGCCGTCCGCGAACCCGACGGCGGCCTGCGCCACTACGGCGCCGTGCCGCCCAAGGGTTCCGCGATCCTGGTGGAGCGGTACCGCACCGGCGGTGGCCGCGCGGGCAACGTGGCTCGCGGCTCGATCACGGTGCTGCGCAGTTCGGTGCCCTACATCTCGTCGGTGGTGAACCGGGAAGCGGCCCGAGGCGGCGTTGACGGCGAGACCGTGGCCGAGGCCAGGGAACGTGCCCCACACCAACTCCGCGTCCAGGACCGAGCCGTGACCGCGTCCGACTACGAACGCATCGCCCACCAGGCGGCGCCGTCCTTGGCCCGAGTGCGGTGCCTGCCCTCCGCCGACGAACCCGGCGCGGCCCGAATCCTCATCGTCCCCTCAGCCACCACTGGCCACGGCGAACACCTGCGGATCGAACAATTGATCCCTACCGACGAAGTACTGTCCACAGTGGCCCGAGGACTCGACTCCCGACGCCTACTGGGCACCAGAGCGATCGTCACCCCACCCCGCTACCAGGGCGTCACCGTCGTGGCCCGCTTGATCGCGGCCGACGCCGACGTCGACCGCGTGCGGATCGCCGCGCAGGATGCCTTGCACGGATACCTCAACCCGCTGACGGGCGGGGCGGAGGGTGTTGGGTGGGAGTTCGGGCGGGCGGTGCAGTACGGGGAGGTTTTCGCTGTGCTGCAGAGGGTTGCGGGGGTGGGTGTGGTGGAGGAGATCCTGCTGTTCCCGGCGAATCCGCTGACCGGGGCCCGGGGTGGGCGCGTGGAACGGGTGGAGCTCACGCCGGACGCGCTGGTGTTCTCCCACCAGCACCAGGTGACGGTGGTGGGCGCACCGTGA
- a CDS encoding phage tail protein — protein MSRAALPQVPSTHPIGELLPALYAADDFAQRFTSGLDDVLSSVLSTLDNLAEYLDPALTPEDFLVWLSSWVAERTDPRWPEAVRRELVRRAVGLHRDRGTAAGLASRLRLALGVGVAIEDGPGVAWSVEPDAGLPGAAPELVVRVWPDRGPVDGDQVAAVVAAHCPLHLTPRVDVLAEPPDSR, from the coding sequence GTGAGCCGGGCGGCGTTGCCGCAGGTGCCCAGTACTCATCCCATCGGTGAGCTGCTCCCTGCCTTGTACGCGGCCGATGACTTCGCTCAGCGGTTCACTTCCGGGCTCGACGACGTGCTGTCCTCGGTTCTGTCCACCTTGGACAACCTGGCCGAGTACCTCGATCCGGCCCTGACCCCCGAGGACTTTCTCGTCTGGCTGTCGTCCTGGGTGGCGGAGCGGACGGACCCCAGGTGGCCGGAGGCGGTTCGGCGGGAGCTGGTGCGGCGGGCGGTGGGACTGCACAGGGACCGGGGTACGGCTGCGGGGCTGGCCAGCAGGTTGCGGTTGGCGTTGGGCGTCGGGGTGGCGATCGAGGACGGGCCCGGGGTGGCCTGGTCGGTCGAGCCGGACGCGGGGCTTCCCGGGGCGGCGCCGGAGTTGGTGGTGCGGGTGTGGCCGGATCGGGGGCCGGTGGACGGTGACCAGGTCGCCGCTGTGGTCGCGGCGCATTGCCCGTTGCACCTCACACCGCGGGTTGACGTCCTCGCTGAGCCTCCGGACTCGCGATGA
- a CDS encoding NADase-type glycan-binding domain-containing protein, producing MSTRPCPVCGTTANDTDDFCGNCGTYLGWSAQQAPSPPEPAEPAPEPALEEPDPPAEEPRSVDTAPVLPARPVAPRPTATAVSADTVDGPPCPHCGTPNPPDRRFCRRCATALSPGAAAATEAKRRRWSWHGDRSRWLRALVALLVIIALVVVGIVLYPKLDEAIQDIRDRMATPAPIAPRAVTATAELPDHPAKSAADGLSNRYWGTPAPGAKATFTFAEPFRLLSVVIHTGPTAERDRFAEQARPTALTLTTTGSDGSTTTRSITLADEPGPQRTDLGVSDVVEVSLEIRAASGLGGGNHIALGEIEFFRRR from the coding sequence ATGAGCACCCGTCCCTGCCCGGTGTGCGGGACCACCGCCAACGACACCGACGACTTCTGCGGCAACTGCGGCACCTACCTCGGGTGGTCAGCCCAACAGGCACCCAGCCCACCAGAACCCGCTGAACCAGCACCCGAACCCGCCCTGGAGGAGCCCGATCCGCCCGCGGAGGAACCCCGGTCGGTGGACACAGCGCCGGTGCTGCCCGCCAGGCCCGTAGCCCCCCGCCCCACCGCGACCGCCGTCTCCGCCGACACCGTGGACGGTCCGCCCTGCCCCCACTGCGGGACGCCGAACCCGCCCGACCGCCGGTTCTGCCGCCGCTGCGCCACTGCCCTGTCCCCCGGCGCCGCTGCTGCCACCGAAGCCAAGCGCCGCCGCTGGTCCTGGCACGGAGATCGGTCCAGGTGGTTGCGCGCCCTAGTCGCCCTGCTGGTGATCATCGCGCTGGTGGTCGTCGGCATCGTCCTGTACCCCAAGCTCGACGAGGCCATCCAGGACATCCGGGACCGCATGGCGACACCGGCGCCCATCGCACCGCGCGCCGTCACCGCGACAGCCGAACTCCCCGACCACCCCGCCAAGTCCGCCGCCGACGGCCTCTCCAACCGCTACTGGGGCACCCCCGCACCCGGCGCCAAGGCGACCTTCACCTTCGCCGAACCGTTCCGCCTGCTCTCGGTCGTGATCCACACCGGTCCCACCGCCGAGCGGGACCGCTTCGCCGAGCAGGCCCGCCCCACCGCGTTGACCCTCACCACCACCGGCTCCGACGGCTCGACCACCACCAGGTCCATCACCCTGGCCGACGAACCGGGCCCCCAGCGCACCGACCTCGGCGTCTCCGACGTCGTCGAGGTCAGCCTGGAGATCCGCGCCGCGAGCGGCCTCGGCGGCGGCAACCACATCGCCCTCGGCGAGATCGAATTCTTCCGCCGCCGGTGA
- a CDS encoding alpha/beta hydrolase, with translation MRDVVLVHGGWGGAWCWTSVVAHLHRARPGSRVFTPTLAGLGERAHEPPEDITMGTHIDDLVRLLDDHDLRDAVLLGHSYGGLPITGAANRRPERVGDLVYLDALVPEHGQSCADVLGPGFVAAAAAAMTRANTPHSIPWLFTPDDLLGPGSPLAGEVAERMTAHPAGTLHDPVDADRIRARRHYVYCTGSASLGLTGGFAAAARDSAAWRYSELDAPHDAPHACPDQVAQVVARISSR, from the coding sequence ATGAGAGACGTGGTTCTGGTACACGGGGGCTGGGGTGGCGCGTGGTGCTGGACGTCGGTCGTGGCGCACCTGCACCGAGCTCGACCGGGTTCGCGGGTCTTCACGCCCACCCTCGCGGGCTTGGGTGAGCGCGCTCACGAGCCACCCGAGGACATCACCATGGGTACCCACATCGACGACCTGGTCCGCCTCTTGGACGATCACGACCTGCGCGACGCGGTCCTGCTCGGCCACTCCTACGGCGGCCTGCCCATCACCGGCGCCGCGAACCGGCGACCGGAGCGGGTCGGCGACCTGGTCTACCTCGACGCCCTGGTCCCCGAGCACGGCCAGAGCTGCGCCGACGTGCTCGGACCCGGCTTCGTCGCGGCCGCCGCGGCGGCCATGACCAGGGCGAACACCCCGCACTCGATCCCGTGGCTGTTCACCCCCGATGACCTGCTCGGTCCGGGCAGCCCGCTCGCCGGGGAGGTGGCCGAGCGGATGACGGCCCACCCGGCGGGCACCCTGCACGACCCGGTCGACGCCGATCGGATCCGGGCGCGCAGGCACTACGTGTACTGCACCGGCAGCGCCTCGCTCGGCCTGACCGGGGGGTTCGCCGCGGCCGCCAGGGACTCCGCCGCGTGGCGGTACTCCGAGCTCGACGCGCCGCACGACGCGCCGCACGCGTGCCCCGACCAGGTGGCCCAGGTCGTGGCTCGGATCTCGTCACGGTGA